One Brassica napus cultivar Da-Ae chromosome C2, Da-Ae, whole genome shotgun sequence DNA window includes the following coding sequences:
- the LOC111202534 gene encoding methyl-CpG-binding domain-containing protein 7 isoform X1, producing MQTRLPEDLVPLVKFPPRHRREPQLYIVDPTSSRRKGSVDTGFNEPGTGREISSLVSVQRRLVGEVDDRRLSRSPKFYEKRRTEQGNRVASKDFRLPRGWTVKEVPRRNSPRSIDKVLMTDKRNQQVSYCWLLSYYTEQETGKRFRSLVSAERYLNSVGNGTVVSVLHSVPLLAICNGTGFEPVVIDPNPPEKVK from the exons ATGCAGACGAGACTTCCAGAGGACCTTGTCCCTCTCGTCAAGTTTCCGCCGCGCCACCGTCGCGAACCCCAGCTGTATATCGTGGACCCCACTTCGTCTCGCAGGAAAGGCAGTGTCGATACC GGCTTTAACGAGCCAGGGACTGGTAGAGAGATTTCATCTCTCGTATCTGTTCAAAGACGTTTGGTTGGAGAAGTAGACGACAGACGCTTGTCTCGAAGTCCAAAGTTTTATGAGAAACGCAGAACCGAACAG GGTAATCGCGTTGCTTCCAAGGATTTCCGTTTGCCTAGAGGATGGACCGTTAAAGAGGTTCCGAGGAGAAACTCCCCTCGTAGTATTGATAAGGTGCTTATGACAGACAAAAGGAATCAGCAAGTTTCATACTGTTGGCTACTTAGT TATTATACAGAGCAAGAAACGGGAAAACGGTTCCGGTCCCTTGTTTCCGCTGAGAGGTACTTGAACTCTGTCGGGAACGGTACAGTTGTGTCGGTTTTGCACTCTGTTCCG CTTTTGGCGATTTGTAATGGTACTGGATTTGAGCCGGTGGTTATCGACCCAAACCCACCAGAGAAAGTTAAATAG
- the LOC106357800 gene encoding protein SOSEKI 5 produces MSSRAFRATPDSNYLVPRRSRDQQDPSPDRNRIWTEPPHKPTLNRKVPVVYYLCRNGQLDHPHFIEVTLSSTDGLYLKDVINRLNDLRGKGMASLYSWSSKRSYKNGFVWHDLSEDDFIFPVQGQEYVLKGSEVLDSCLLSNPRSLLGTTSFRDTSSLKPEKNSNSVSPVSRRRNQSWSSIDLSEYKVYKATESSAESTRRVAADASTQTEDRRRRRKPAKEEEVESPASFENQSIELSRDEISPPPSDSSPETLENLIKADGRLILRQNESASEHRTVESLSSGRMRASAVLMQLISCGTMSFKECGPVLLKDHGLSLTGRSGCTVTRGAGDNGLERAEKELESFGRVKLEDKEYFSGSLIETKKELVPALQRSSSYNADRSSRMGPTTEKDEEEAVRAKCIPRKPKSVALRNNGVHQ; encoded by the exons ATGAGTTCAAGAGCGTTCAGAGCAACACCAGATAGCAACTACTTGGTCCCCAGGAGATCTAGAGACCAACAAGACCCCAGTCCTGACCGGAACCGGATCTGGACTGAGCCTCCTCACAAACCGACTCTTAACCGGAAAGTTCCCGTCGTCTATTATCTCTGCCGCAATGGTCAGCTCGACCATCCTCATTTCATTGAAGTCACTCTTTCTTCCACCGATGGTCTCTATCTCAAAG ATGTGATAAACCGTTTGAATGATCTTAGAGGGAAAGGCATGGCAAGTCTCTATTCTTGGTCTTCCAAAAG GAGCTACAAAAATGGATTCGTCTGGCACGACTTATCGGAGGACGACTTCATCTTCCCCGTTCAAGGTCAAGAGTATGTACTCAAAGGCTCTGAGGTTCTTGATTCTTGTCTCCTCTCTAACCCCAGGAGCCTCCTCGGAACCACGTCGTTTAGAGATACGAGCTCTCTAAAACCAGAGAAAAACTCCAACTCCGTCTCGCCGGTGAGTCGCCGGCGCAACCAGTCGTGGAGCTCTATCGATCTCAGCGAGTACAAGGTCTACAAAGCAACCGAGTCTAGCGCCGAGTCGACTCGCAGAGTCGCCGCGGACGCTTCCACGCAGACGGAGGATCGAAGGCGGCGGAGAAAGCCGGCGAAAGAGGAGGAGGTGGAAAGTCCGGCGAGTTTCGAGAATCAGAGCATTGAGCTGAGCAGAGACGAGATTTCTCCTCCGCCGTCGGATTCGAGCCCCGAGACTTTGGAGAATCTGATCAAAGCAGATGGACGGCTGATATTGCGTCAAAACGAGAGCGCCAGCGAACATCGGACGGTCGAGAGCTTATCGAGCGGGAGGATGAGAGCTTCGGCTGTGTTGATGCAGCTGATCTCGTGCGGTACGATGTCGTTTAAGGAATGTGGGCCTGTTTTGTTGAAAGATCATGGGCTGTCGTTGACTGGGCGTAGCGGGTGCACGGTAACGCGAGGAGCAGGGGATAACGGTCTGGAGAGGGCAGAGAAGGAGTTAGAGAGTTTTGGAAGGGTAAAACTGGAAGATAAAGAGTATTTTAGCGGCAGTTTGATTGAGACCAAGAAGGAGCTTGTTCCTGCTTTGCAAAGATCTTCTTCTTACAATGCTGAcag GAGTTCAAGAATGGGACCAACTACTGAAAAGGATGAAGAAGAGGCGGTTCGAGCAAAGtgtattccgaggaaaccaaagtCGGTGGCTCTAAGGAACAATGGTGTGCATCAGTAA
- the LOC111202534 gene encoding methyl-CpG-binding domain-containing protein 7 isoform X2 has protein sequence MQTRLPEDLVPLVKFPPRHRREPQLYIVDPTSSRRKGSVDTGFNEPGTGREISSLVSVQRRLVGEVDDRRLSRSPKFYEKRRTEQGNRVASKDFRLPRGWTVKEVPRRNSPRSIDKYYTEQETGKRFRSLVSAERYLNSVGNGTVVSVLHSVPLLAICNGTGFEPVVIDPNPPEKVK, from the exons ATGCAGACGAGACTTCCAGAGGACCTTGTCCCTCTCGTCAAGTTTCCGCCGCGCCACCGTCGCGAACCCCAGCTGTATATCGTGGACCCCACTTCGTCTCGCAGGAAAGGCAGTGTCGATACC GGCTTTAACGAGCCAGGGACTGGTAGAGAGATTTCATCTCTCGTATCTGTTCAAAGACGTTTGGTTGGAGAAGTAGACGACAGACGCTTGTCTCGAAGTCCAAAGTTTTATGAGAAACGCAGAACCGAACAG GGTAATCGCGTTGCTTCCAAGGATTTCCGTTTGCCTAGAGGATGGACCGTTAAAGAGGTTCCGAGGAGAAACTCCCCTCGTAGTATTGATAAG TATTATACAGAGCAAGAAACGGGAAAACGGTTCCGGTCCCTTGTTTCCGCTGAGAGGTACTTGAACTCTGTCGGGAACGGTACAGTTGTGTCGGTTTTGCACTCTGTTCCG CTTTTGGCGATTTGTAATGGTACTGGATTTGAGCCGGTGGTTATCGACCCAAACCCACCAGAGAAAGTTAAATAG